In Arachis stenosperma cultivar V10309 chromosome 1, arast.V10309.gnm1.PFL2, whole genome shotgun sequence, one DNA window encodes the following:
- the LOC130933448 gene encoding inositol transporter 4-like, translated as MEGGPEAASKQEFTEFWKRATSSPYIMRLALSAGIGGLLFGYDTGVISGALLYIREDFVEVDKKLWLQEVIVSMAVAGAIIGAALGGWMNDMLGRKTSILGADIVFFLGAIVMAIAPAPWVLVVGRILVGFGVGIASMTSPLYISEASPAAIRGALVCINGLLITFDQFLSYLINLAFTKTPGTWRWMLGVAGLPAVVQFVLMLTLPESPRWLYNQGKENESRKILEKIYRADEIEGEIKAMREAVEQEKQEEGLIGQTLGEKMKAAFSNVAVRRGLYAGVAAQVAQQFVGINTVMYYSPTIVQFAGIASKSTALALSLVTSGLNAVGSILSMLCIDKYGRRKLMLLSLIAIIICLLTLTGVFYQAATTAPPIDNVDTLSFGANATCQAYLDAPNVSSWNCMKCLKAECAFCASTGGNHLPGACLAETKEVRAVCGEQKRVWFSDGCPSKIGVLAVIVLGLYILAYSPGMGSVPWVLNSEIYPLRFRGIGGGIAAVSNWCANLIVSLTFLSLIHALGAAGTFLLFAGFSTIGLVAIYLLVPETKGLQFEEVEKLLQKGFNPCGCTNPKTDEEKASTSN; from the exons ATGGAAGGAGGGCCGGAGGCAGCTAGTAAGCAAGAGTTTACGGAATTCTGGAAAAGAGCAACCAGTTCGCCTTACATCATGCGCCTTGCTCTATCGGCCGGAATTGGAGGTCTCCTCTTTGGCTACGATACCGGTGTTATCTCAGGAGCCTTGCTTTACATTCGCGAGGACTTTGTAGAAGTTGATAAGAAATTATGGTTGCAGGAAGTCATTGTAAGTATGGCTGTAGCGGGAGCCATCATTGGTGCTGCACTTGGTGGATGGATGAACGACATGCTCGGCCGTAAGACCTCTATCTTGGGGGCTGATATTGTTTTCTTTCTTGGCGCAATAGTCATGGCTATTGCCCCTGCTCCTTGGGTCCTCGTCGTTGGAAGAATTTTGGTTGGTTTTGGAGTTGGCATAGCTTCCATGACTTCCCCTCTCTATATCTCAGAAGCCTCTCCAGCTGCCATTAGAGGAGCTCTCGTTTGTATCAATGGTCTCCTCATCACCTTTGACCAGTTCCTCTCCTACCTTATCAACCTCGCATTCACCaag ACTCCTGGAACGTGGCGTTGGATGCTTGGGGTGGCCGGACTTCCGGCGGTGGTTCAATTCGTTTTAATGCTGACCCTTCCTGAATCACCGAGGTGGTTGTACAACCAGGGGAAAGAAAATGAGTCAAGGAAAATCCTGGAAAAGATTTACAGAGCAGACGAGATTGAAGGGGAGATAAAAGCAATGAGAGAAGCCgtagaacaagagaagcaagagGAAGGGTTGATCGGTCAAACTCTTGGAGAGAAAATGAAGGCTGCTTTCAGCAACGTTGCTGTTCGAAGAGGATTGTATGCAGGCGTGGCTGCTCAAGTCGCTCAACAATTCGTTGGCATCAACACCGTCATGTATTACAGCCCAACCATTGTTCAGTTTGCCGGCATTGCATCAAAATCTACCGCACTTGCACTCTCCCTCGTCACATCTGGTCTCAACGCCGTTGGATCTATCCTcagcatgctttgcatcgataaATATGGAAGGAGAAAGCTCATGCTCCTATCCCTTATTGCAATAATCATTTGCCTCCTCACTCTCACTGGAGTTTTCTATCAGGCAGCTACCACCGCTCCTCCAATTGACAACGTTGACACCCTCAGCTTCGGTGCTAACGCTACATGTCAGGCTTATCTTGATGCCCCTAATGTCTCTTCATGGAATTGCATGAAATGTTTGAAAGCTGAATGTGCCTTCTGTGCCAGCACTGGGGGCAAT CATCTTCCGGGAGCATGCCTGGCGGAAACAAAGGAAGTTAGAGCAGTGTGCGGTGAGCAAAAGCGCGTGTGGTTTTCTGATGGATGCCCAAGCAAAATTGGAGTGCTTGCAGTTATAGTGTTGGGACTATATATCCTAGCGTACTCTCCTGGAATGGGATCAGTGCCTTGGGTTTTGAACTCAGAGATTTACCCATTGAGATTCAGGGGAATTGGTGGAGGCATAGCAGCAGTTTCAAATTGGTGTGCTAATCTCATAGTGAGTTTGACATTCTTGTCACTCATCCATGCACTTGGGGCTGCAGGAACATTCCTCCTCTTTGCTGGATTTTCCACAATTGGGCTCGTTGCCATCTATCTATTGGTACCAGAGACCAAAGGGCTTCAGTTTGAAGAGGTTGAGAAGTTGCTTCAGAAAGGTTTCAACCCTTGCGGTTGCACTAATCCAAAGACAGACGAAGAAAAAGCAAGTACTagtaattaa